One Alphaproteobacteria bacterium DNA segment encodes these proteins:
- a CDS encoding HAMP domain-containing protein: MKIKLWPQSILGRALAVLSIGLVASHLAALALYSGNRDEALSSLGGRQTAERIVGLASAMEEATPIERENLSRKMSRHGLMIVWSKDPMVTRERDRGVSNAIANELRRLASPAMEVRVQPARFEDMGTQGPRLGMRGPGGGPGFMHERSFLISLKLSDGSWLNVLAAAAPPDALWRGRFLLGFAATTLVTLLLAAWAVRRAVLPLRLFANAAERLGTDISAPPLPESGPLEVRRAAGAFNRMQERLRRFVDDRTRMLAAISHDLRTPLTRMRLRAEFVEDEEMRAKMLADLDEMEAMIGATLAFARDEAKTEERVPVDLAAMLKTLASESAEAGQNVTFQGLSEAKVQAAPMALKRAMSNLIDNALKYGGLAAITLAQSPGHFDIVIEDEGPGIPQELHEQVFAPFFRVEGSRSKETGGVGLGLSLARSVLRGHGGDITLANRKEGGLRVTASLPSQP, from the coding sequence ATGAAGATCAAGTTATGGCCGCAAAGCATCCTGGGGCGCGCTTTGGCCGTGCTGTCGATCGGTCTGGTGGCGTCGCATCTGGCGGCGCTGGCGCTATATTCCGGCAATCGAGACGAAGCCTTGTCGTCGCTGGGCGGACGCCAGACGGCCGAGCGGATCGTGGGCCTAGCCTCGGCGATGGAGGAAGCGACGCCCATTGAGCGCGAGAATCTGTCTCGCAAGATGAGCCGCCACGGTTTGATGATCGTCTGGTCGAAAGACCCCATGGTGACCCGCGAGCGCGACCGCGGCGTCTCCAACGCCATTGCCAACGAATTGCGCCGTTTGGCCTCTCCCGCCATGGAAGTGCGCGTCCAACCGGCGCGTTTCGAGGATATGGGAACACAGGGTCCAAGGCTAGGCATGCGCGGCCCAGGCGGCGGCCCAGGCTTTATGCATGAACGATCCTTTCTGATCTCTCTGAAGCTGTCGGACGGAAGCTGGCTGAATGTTCTGGCCGCCGCCGCTCCCCCGGATGCGCTGTGGAGAGGCCGCTTCCTGCTGGGCTTCGCCGCCACCACCCTGGTCACGCTGCTTCTGGCCGCCTGGGCCGTCAGGCGCGCCGTGCTGCCGCTGCGCCTGTTCGCCAATGCAGCCGAGCGGCTGGGCACCGACATTTCAGCCCCGCCCTTGCCCGAAAGCGGACCCTTGGAGGTCAGGCGTGCGGCGGGCGCCTTCAACCGCATGCAAGAAAGGCTAAGGCGCTTCGTTGACGACCGCACACGCATGCTGGCCGCCATTTCGCACGATCTGCGCACCCCCCTTACCCGCATGCGGCTGCGCGCCGAGTTCGTGGAAGACGAGGAAATGCGCGCCAAGATGCTGGCCGATCTCGACGAGATGGAAGCCATGATCGGCGCCACCTTGGCCTTTGCTCGCGATGAAGCGAAAACGGAAGAACGCGTGCCGGTCGATCTGGCGGCCATGCTGAAAACCTTAGCCTCTGAATCCGCCGAGGCCGGGCAAAACGTCACCTTCCAGGGACTTTCAGAAGCGAAAGTGCAAGCCGCCCCCATGGCGTTGAAGCGCGCCATGTCGAACCTGATCGACAATGCCTTGAAATATGGAGGCTTGGCAGCGATCACGCTCGCTCAATCACCAGGACATTTCGACATCGTGATCGAGGATGAAGGACCGGGCATCCCACAAGAGCTGCATGAACAAGTTTTCGCCCCCTTCTTTCGCGTCGAAGGATCGCGCTCGAAGGAAACTGGCGGCGTCGGCTTGGGCCTGAGCTTGGCGCGCAGCGTGCTGCGCGGCCATGGCGGCGACATCACGCTTGCCAACCGCAAAGAAGGCGGATTGCGAGTAACGGCGAGTTTGCCGTCGCAGCCCTGA
- a CDS encoding DUF2946 family protein, whose product MDKHQPIYPAFSSQPSRHGLGRRLTGFLALSLLMFNLLASALSSPMNMDISQAAICTAQGMALPQGDDNQPAPSSNPARQDGANCVFCLPLLHAGQQPKNIAYLTHLRQIGEPAVPPADTAFVPQPLPPGKASPRAPPSLA is encoded by the coding sequence ATGGATAAGCATCAGCCGATCTATCCCGCCTTCAGTAGCCAGCCAAGTCGGCATGGCCTTGGGCGGCGCTTGACGGGTTTTCTCGCCCTGTCGCTGCTGATGTTCAATCTCCTGGCAAGCGCTCTTTCTTCGCCCATGAATATGGATATTTCCCAGGCCGCCATCTGTACGGCCCAGGGCATGGCGCTGCCGCAGGGCGACGACAATCAACCAGCGCCTTCTTCCAATCCTGCTAGGCAGGACGGCGCGAATTGCGTTTTCTGCCTGCCCTTGCTGCATGCCGGACAGCAGCCGAAGAACATCGCCTATCTCACTCATTTGCGACAGATTGGGGAACCCGCTGTTCCTCCAGCGGACACCGCATTCGTCCCGCAGCCTTTGCCGCCCGGCAAGGCCTCTCCCAGGGCGCCGCCCTCCCTCGCCTGA
- the shc gene encoding squalene--hopene cyclase has protein sequence MTVTALRTSPESLETAVDRQDNGLSLDAVERTVQTVAEGILKRQKPDGHWVYELEADATIPAEYIFLNRYLDTPQPELEAKLARYLRSIQNEDGGWPLFHKGASNISASVKGYYALKMVGDDIDAPHMKMARERIHALGGAEKANVFTRFALALFGQVPWRAVPVTRAEAILLPEWFPFHISKVSYWSRTVMVPMFVLCTIKPKARNKGGVGVRELFLADPEKIRDWQNNPTGSRLGNFFLVLDKFLRAVEFFFPKFLEKKSIDKCMEFTLERLNGEDGLGAIFPAMANSVMAMDALGYDRDDPNFKIARKSIDLLVVEHGDTAYCQPCVSPVWDTGLAAHALMEAGLPGDHPAIAKAMDWLKDRQVLDVEGDWIWQRPGLRPGGWAFQYRNDYYPDVDDTAVVALALHRAQPSESREAVSRAAEWVEGMQCGNGGWAAFDAENEKYHLNHIPFADHGALLDPPTLDVSARCLSLLAQLGYDANHPKVAAGLEYMRIEQETDGSWFGRWGTNYIYGTWSALCAFNAAGEDMNAPHIRRAVDWLKNRQREDGGWGEDCASYWDESKTLCHESTPSQTAWALLGLMAAGEVDSPEVAKGIAYLMNTPRDMYGKWHEERYTAVGFPKVFYLRYHGYSAYFPLWALARYKNLKRANSRRTAYGM, from the coding sequence ATGACCGTCACTGCCCTAAGGACTTCACCCGAAAGCCTCGAGACAGCCGTTGACCGCCAGGACAATGGCTTGTCGCTGGACGCCGTCGAACGCACCGTGCAGACGGTGGCCGAGGGAATCTTGAAGCGCCAAAAGCCGGACGGCCACTGGGTCTACGAGCTTGAAGCCGACGCTACCATCCCGGCGGAATACATCTTCCTCAACCGTTATCTGGACACGCCCCAGCCGGAGCTGGAGGCCAAGCTGGCCCGCTATCTGCGCAGCATCCAGAACGAAGACGGCGGCTGGCCCCTGTTTCATAAGGGTGCGTCCAACATATCGGCATCGGTAAAGGGCTATTACGCGTTGAAGATGGTTGGCGACGACATCGACGCCCCACACATGAAAATGGCCCGTGAACGCATTCATGCCTTGGGCGGCGCCGAGAAAGCCAACGTGTTCACACGCTTTGCGCTGGCCTTGTTCGGACAGGTTCCTTGGCGGGCCGTGCCTGTGACAAGGGCCGAGGCCATTTTGTTGCCTGAATGGTTTCCTTTCCATATTTCCAAGGTTTCTTACTGGTCGCGCACCGTGATGGTGCCCATGTTCGTGCTTTGCACGATCAAGCCCAAGGCGCGCAACAAGGGCGGCGTCGGCGTGCGCGAGCTGTTCCTGGCCGATCCTGAAAAGATTCGCGACTGGCAGAACAATCCCACCGGGTCGCGCCTGGGCAATTTCTTTCTGGTTCTCGACAAGTTTCTGCGCGCCGTCGAATTTTTCTTCCCCAAATTCCTTGAGAAAAAGTCGATCGACAAGTGCATGGAATTCACGCTCGAGCGCTTGAACGGCGAGGATGGCCTGGGCGCCATCTTCCCGGCCATGGCCAACAGCGTGATGGCGATGGATGCGCTGGGTTACGACCGCGACGACCCCAACTTCAAGATCGCCCGCAAATCGATCGACCTGTTGGTGGTTGAACATGGCGATACGGCTTACTGCCAGCCCTGCGTTTCGCCGGTCTGGGACACGGGTCTGGCCGCCCACGCGCTGATGGAAGCCGGGTTGCCGGGCGATCATCCCGCCATCGCCAAGGCGATGGACTGGCTGAAGGACCGCCAAGTGTTGGATGTCGAGGGCGATTGGATCTGGCAGCGTCCCGGGCTTCGCCCCGGCGGCTGGGCCTTCCAGTACCGCAACGATTATTACCCCGACGTCGACGACACCGCCGTGGTGGCGCTGGCCTTGCACCGCGCCCAGCCCAGCGAAAGCCGGGAAGCCGTCTCACGCGCCGCCGAGTGGGTTGAAGGCATGCAGTGCGGCAATGGCGGCTGGGCCGCCTTCGACGCCGAGAATGAAAAGTACCATCTGAACCACATTCCTTTCGCCGACCATGGAGCACTTCTTGATCCGCCGACGCTGGATGTTAGCGCGCGCTGCTTAAGCCTGCTGGCGCAATTGGGCTACGACGCCAATCACCCCAAGGTGGCGGCAGGCCTTGAATATATGAGGATCGAGCAGGAGACCGACGGTTCCTGGTTCGGTCGCTGGGGCACCAATTACATCTACGGCACTTGGTCGGCCTTGTGCGCCTTCAATGCCGCTGGCGAGGACATGAACGCGCCACACATCCGCAGGGCCGTCGATTGGCTGAAGAATCGCCAGCGCGAGGATGGCGGCTGGGGCGAGGATTGCGCCAGCTATTGGGACGAAAGCAAGACCCTGTGCCACGAAAGCACGCCGTCGCAAACCGCCTGGGCGCTGCTAGGCCTGATGGCGGCTGGCGAAGTCGATTCGCCCGAAGTCGCCAAGGGCATCGCCTATCTGATGAACACGCCGCGCGACATGTATGGCAAATGGCACGAGGAACGCTATACCGCCGTGGGCTTCCCCAAGGTCTTCTATCTGCGTTATCACGGCTACAGCGCCTATTTCCCGCTGTGGGCGTTGGCCCGCTACAAGAACCTGAAGCGCGCCAATAGCCGCCGCACGGCCTATGGGATGTAA
- the hpnD gene encoding presqualene diphosphate synthase HpnD, whose amino-acid sequence MSSHWGAIVTLFLVPALIALAVWLGLLMGRHGFWRADQALPSLSRFPGRNPPQIVAIVPARDEAATILQSIGSILAQDYAGLSHVILVDDHSADATAQLAQTLDDPRLHVVQGRDLPKGWAGKMWAVSQGVDKARELAPTTVYYWLTDADIAHGPSTLSRLAAQAEDRNASLVSLMARLNCTGIWERLLIPAFVFFFQKLYPFADVNNPLSSTAAAAGGCMLVRKESLESAGGIQAIRDRIIDDCALASILKPQGPIWLGLAQSDESKSLRPYPSLASIWSMVARTAFVQLRHSWLLLAGAVAGMLLLYMAPPVALALGIISGNGFLTLSGTLGWLCMTIAYLPTLSMYGLKPAIPWALTLPLSGLLYALMTVDSGLRRGSAWKGRSHSGGFADPDSDRASLQMAAEIVEKAGTSFYWAMRTLPEERRQAMFAIYAFCRAVDDIADSQDAPETKRQELARWRHGIQLAFEDKDLPEDMPLLRALRAPIRRYALRQVDFEAIIDGMEMDAGDPIQAPSREIFDQYIDRVACAVGRLSNRVMGAPVKIADSLANSLGKALQITNILRDLAEDAELGRLYLPSNVLAKCRIQERDPAGVLAHPHLQAVCLILSTEAKNHFTQAAALMASTDSRPLRPALSMMAVYKLILERLIDRGWSNPAAPLKISKGEKLWAALHGALSAGPPTS is encoded by the coding sequence ATGTCATCACATTGGGGAGCAATCGTGACGCTGTTTCTGGTGCCGGCCCTGATCGCGCTGGCCGTCTGGCTTGGGCTGCTGATGGGCCGCCACGGTTTTTGGCGCGCCGATCAGGCCTTACCCTCGCTTAGCCGCTTTCCGGGCCGCAATCCGCCGCAAATCGTCGCCATCGTTCCGGCGCGCGACGAGGCGGCGACCATTCTCCAATCCATTGGCTCGATTCTGGCCCAGGACTACGCCGGACTTTCCCACGTCATCCTGGTCGACGATCACAGCGCCGACGCCACGGCCCAACTGGCGCAAACGCTAGACGACCCCAGACTGCACGTCGTGCAAGGCCGCGATCTGCCCAAAGGCTGGGCAGGGAAAATGTGGGCCGTTTCCCAAGGCGTCGACAAAGCCAGGGAACTGGCGCCCACAACGGTCTATTACTGGCTGACGGATGCCGACATTGCGCACGGCCCGTCCACCTTGTCCCGCCTTGCCGCCCAGGCCGAGGATCGCAATGCCAGTCTGGTCTCGTTGATGGCCAGACTCAATTGCACCGGCATTTGGGAGCGCCTGCTGATCCCGGCCTTCGTTTTCTTTTTCCAAAAACTGTATCCCTTCGCCGACGTCAACAACCCGCTTTCCAGCACCGCCGCCGCCGCCGGGGGCTGCATGTTGGTGCGCAAGGAATCCTTGGAATCGGCCGGCGGCATTCAAGCCATACGTGATCGCATCATCGACGATTGCGCCCTGGCATCTATTTTAAAGCCGCAGGGACCGATCTGGCTGGGGCTGGCCCAGAGCGACGAATCGAAAAGTCTGCGCCCATATCCTTCGCTTGCCAGCATCTGGTCGATGGTGGCCCGCACCGCCTTCGTGCAGCTTCGCCATTCCTGGCTTCTGCTGGCCGGAGCGGTGGCCGGAATGCTGCTGCTCTACATGGCGCCGCCGGTCGCTCTGGCGTTGGGCATCATCAGCGGCAACGGTTTCCTGACCTTGTCGGGAACGCTGGGATGGCTGTGCATGACCATCGCCTATTTGCCCACCTTGTCCATGTACGGCTTGAAACCCGCGATTCCCTGGGCGCTTACCTTGCCGCTGTCGGGATTGTTGTATGCCCTGATGACCGTTGATTCGGGCCTTCGGCGCGGATCGGCCTGGAAGGGCCGCAGCCATAGCGGCGGGTTCGCCGACCCCGATAGCGACCGCGCTTCGCTGCAAATGGCCGCCGAGATCGTCGAAAAGGCGGGAACGTCCTTCTATTGGGCCATGCGCACGCTGCCCGAGGAGCGCCGTCAGGCCATGTTCGCCATCTACGCCTTTTGCCGGGCCGTCGATGACATCGCCGATTCCCAGGATGCGCCCGAGACCAAGCGCCAGGAATTGGCCCGCTGGCGCCACGGCATTCAGCTTGCTTTCGAAGACAAGGATCTGCCCGAGGACATGCCCTTGCTGCGAGCGCTGCGAGCACCCATCCGCCGCTATGCCCTGCGTCAGGTCGATTTCGAAGCCATCATCGACGGCATGGAGATGGATGCCGGAGACCCCATTCAAGCGCCCTCGCGCGAGATATTCGACCAGTATATCGATCGCGTGGCCTGCGCTGTGGGCAGATTGTCAAACCGCGTCATGGGAGCGCCCGTCAAAATCGCCGATTCCCTGGCCAACAGCCTGGGGAAGGCGCTACAGATCACCAACATCCTGCGCGATCTGGCGGAAGATGCCGAACTGGGCCGCCTGTATCTGCCCAGCAACGTGCTGGCCAAATGCCGCATCCAGGAACGAGATCCGGCTGGCGTATTGGCGCATCCGCATTTGCAGGCCGTGTGCCTGATTCTGTCCACGGAAGCCAAGAACCATTTCACCCAAGCAGCCGCCCTGATGGCAAGCACTGATTCCAGGCCTTTGCGTCCTGCGCTATCCATGATGGCCGTCTACAAATTGATTCTGGAGCGCCTGATCGACCGGGGTTGGAGCAACCCTGCCGCCCCCTTGAAAATTTCCAAAGGGGAAAAGCTGTGGGCGGCGCTGCATGGCGCGTTGTCGGCAGGTCCGCCAACCAGCTGA
- the hpnH gene encoding adenosyl-hopene transferase HpnH, producing the protein MSVPLIQQWRVGSYIMKQRLQGNARYPLVLMLEPLFRCNLTCPGCGKIDYPDEILNKRLTVAECLQAADECGAPVVSIPGGEPLLHKEIEEIVAGLIQRKKFVYLCTNALLLEKRIDRFKPTPYLTFSVHLDGGREEHDRAVAQEGVFDRAVSAIKLAREKGFRTNINCTLYEGHDVGKLADFISYACDDLGVEGVTVSPGFSYEQAASKDKFLNRQNTNALFRQLFKIGQGRKWRFSQSTLFLDFLAGNQDYACTPWGTPTRNVFGWQKPCYLLADGYAASYKELMESTDWDRYGAGHDPRCADCMMHCGYEATAVADTVAHPLKALNVFIKGPGLTAR; encoded by the coding sequence ATCATGAAGCAGCGCCTGCAAGGCAATGCGCGTTATCCTTTGGTGCTGATGCTGGAGCCTCTGTTCCGTTGCAACTTGACCTGCCCTGGCTGCGGCAAGATCGATTATCCCGACGAGATTCTGAACAAGCGTCTGACCGTGGCGGAATGTTTGCAGGCCGCCGACGAGTGCGGCGCGCCGGTGGTTTCCATTCCGGGCGGCGAGCCGTTGCTGCACAAGGAAATAGAAGAGATCGTGGCGGGGCTGATCCAGCGCAAGAAATTCGTTTATCTTTGCACCAATGCTTTGTTGCTGGAAAAGCGCATCGATCGCTTCAAACCAACGCCCTACCTGACATTTTCCGTGCATCTGGATGGCGGGCGCGAGGAACATGACCGCGCCGTCGCCCAGGAGGGCGTGTTCGACCGCGCCGTTTCGGCGATCAAACTGGCCAGGGAGAAGGGGTTCCGCACCAACATCAATTGCACGCTCTATGAGGGCCACGATGTTGGGAAGCTGGCCGACTTCATCAGCTATGCCTGCGACGATCTGGGAGTCGAGGGCGTTACGGTGTCGCCGGGCTTTTCCTACGAGCAAGCGGCGAGCAAGGACAAGTTCCTGAACCGTCAGAACACCAACGCGCTGTTCCGCCAATTGTTTAAGATCGGACAGGGCCGCAAATGGCGATTCTCGCAAAGCACCTTGTTTCTCGATTTCCTGGCGGGCAACCAGGATTATGCCTGCACGCCCTGGGGCACGCCGACCCGCAATGTATTTGGCTGGCAGAAGCCCTGCTACCTGCTGGCCGACGGCTATGCCGCCAGCTACAAGGAATTGATGGAAAGCACCGACTGGGACCGCTACGGTGCCGGGCATGACCCCCGCTGCGCCGATTGCATGATGCATTGCGGCTACGAGGCCACGGCGGTGGCCGACACGGTGGCGCACCCATTGAAAGCGCTGAATGTCTTCATCAAGGGGCCTGGCCTGACGGCAAGATAA
- a CDS encoding phosphorylase, producing MGCKRPGFVVGVEREAALIPSPYPVFCSGADAKRAEAVAIKLLEHGCDLLVSFGLAGGLDPTLAAGTLLVPSEIVAPDGQRFACDASHHFLNAICLPMAGSDVLLASPDEKAQIRSRTGAVAVDMESHAVARVAKAKGVPFLVLRAVADTADMALPGFIADATTPEGKTRIGIILMGLARKPAALPDLIRLARTSGKAFAALKAALPVLLTK from the coding sequence ATGGGATGTAAGCGTCCCGGCTTCGTTGTCGGCGTCGAACGCGAAGCCGCGCTGATTCCTTCCCCCTACCCCGTTTTCTGCTCCGGCGCCGACGCCAAACGCGCCGAAGCGGTGGCGATCAAGCTGCTGGAACATGGCTGCGATCTATTGGTCAGCTTCGGTTTGGCGGGCGGCCTTGATCCAACCTTGGCGGCGGGAACACTACTGGTCCCCAGCGAGATCGTAGCACCCGACGGCCAGCGCTTCGCTTGCGACGCCAGCCATCATTTTCTAAACGCAATTTGCCTGCCGATGGCGGGATCGGACGTCCTGCTTGCTTCGCCTGATGAGAAGGCGCAAATCAGGTCGCGCACCGGCGCCGTCGCGGTCGATATGGAAAGTCATGCCGTGGCCCGCGTGGCAAAAGCAAAGGGCGTTCCTTTCCTGGTCTTGCGCGCCGTGGCCGACACTGCCGACATGGCGCTTCCCGGTTTCATCGCCGACGCCACGACGCCGGAAGGCAAGACGCGGATCGGCATTATTCTCATGGGGCTTGCAAGAAAACCTGCCGCCCTGCCCGACCTGATCCGTCTGGCGCGCACAAGCGGCAAGGCCTTTGCCGCCCTGAAAGCCGCCCTGCCCGTTCTTCTGACAAAATAA
- a CDS encoding diguanylate cyclase: protein MKRADPAHAIEIADRVWWVGHYLPGDAFQCHVYLLEHGDQSVLFDPGSMLTYEHTLAKIAEVTDFSNIRWFVCHHQDPDITSAMPKIDALITRDDARLVSHWRGQALIKHYGLKLPFWMPEEHDWKLDLGGRKLKFLFTPYAHFPGAFVTFDEQTGALFSSDIFGGFTEGFSLVAESMDYFESLKPFHEHYIPSRDVLLHSLTRIEKLDLKMICPQHGSIIPDHLVRPIIEQLKTLDCGLYLLAKEDTDIHRLSRLNQMLSDITKTMTVYREFQDVARALLEVAQRFVPARLIEFFARSQGHDDKVLHLGPETRYKGNLTDPPLLAAMTLGKDAKSWGRRHKWNFTLVGPEDAGRRMHALAVPLFSPEKGTIEALALIHLDKRIAINSEVVEMIQQLNIPLQVAVERETIYRTLDLERKQFYERSIRDALTGLYTRFYMQDMVERLFAIHDRDKGAGVSVAMVDIDHFKSVNDTYGHNQGDIVLKQVAAVLTETSRHGDLPVRLGGEEFAVFVAGRSASEIGAFAERLREAVEGLEFGPPMEGRKVTASVGVAERRQKESLIDFLGRADAALYRAKQSGRNQVCCLLAQPSEPNIN, encoded by the coding sequence ATGAAAAGGGCCGATCCGGCCCATGCGATCGAGATCGCCGACCGGGTGTGGTGGGTCGGACATTACCTTCCCGGCGATGCTTTCCAGTGCCATGTCTATCTGCTTGAACACGGCGATCAATCGGTTTTGTTCGATCCCGGTTCGATGCTGACCTATGAACATACGCTGGCCAAGATCGCCGAAGTCACGGATTTTTCCAATATCCGCTGGTTCGTTTGTCATCACCAAGACCCCGACATCACCTCGGCCATGCCCAAAATCGACGCGCTGATCACGCGCGACGACGCCAGACTGGTTTCGCATTGGCGCGGCCAGGCCTTGATCAAGCATTACGGACTGAAGCTGCCATTCTGGATGCCCGAAGAACATGACTGGAAGCTCGATCTGGGCGGCAGGAAACTGAAATTCCTGTTCACGCCCTATGCGCATTTTCCGGGCGCTTTCGTTACCTTCGACGAACAAACGGGGGCGCTGTTTTCCAGCGACATCTTCGGGGGCTTCACCGAAGGATTCTCGCTGGTGGCCGAAAGCATGGATTATTTCGAAAGTCTGAAACCTTTCCACGAGCACTACATCCCCAGCCGCGACGTGTTGCTGCATTCCTTGACGCGCATCGAAAAGCTCGATCTGAAGATGATCTGTCCACAGCATGGCTCGATCATTCCCGATCATTTGGTGCGGCCCATCATTGAGCAGCTAAAGACCCTCGATTGCGGATTGTATCTGCTGGCCAAGGAAGACACCGACATTCATCGCCTGTCGCGCCTGAACCAGATGTTGTCCGACATCACCAAGACGATGACCGTTTACCGCGAATTCCAGGATGTGGCGCGCGCCCTGCTTGAAGTGGCGCAGAGATTCGTTCCCGCCAGACTGATCGAATTCTTCGCCCGTTCGCAGGGTCATGACGACAAGGTGCTGCATCTGGGGCCTGAAACCCGCTACAAGGGAAATCTGACCGATCCGCCGCTGCTGGCCGCCATGACGCTGGGTAAGGACGCCAAAAGCTGGGGGCGGCGCCACAAATGGAACTTCACGCTGGTGGGACCCGAAGACGCCGGGCGGCGCATGCATGCCTTGGCCGTTCCCTTGTTCTCGCCGGAAAAGGGCACCATCGAAGCCTTGGCCCTGATCCATCTGGACAAGCGCATCGCCATCAATTCCGAAGTCGTCGAGATGATCCAGCAATTGAACATTCCGTTGCAGGTGGCGGTCGAGCGCGAAACCATTTACAGAACCCTCGATCTGGAGCGCAAACAGTTCTATGAACGCTCGATCCGCGACGCCCTGACCGGCCTTTACACGCGCTTTTACATGCAAGATATGGTCGAGCGCCTGTTCGCCATCCATGATCGCGACAAGGGGGCGGGCGTATCGGTGGCGATGGTCGATATCGACCATTTCAAGTCGGTCAATGACACCTACGGCCACAATCAGGGCGATATCGTCTTGAAGCAGGTTGCCGCAGTCCTGACCGAAACCAGCCGACATGGCGATCTGCCGGTGCGCTTGGGCGGCGAGGAGTTTGCGGTCTTCGTGGCTGGCCGTTCCGCCAGCGAGATCGGAGCCTTTGCCGAACGGTTGCGCGAGGCGGTCGAGGGGCTGGAGTTCGGCCCTCCGATGGAGGGACGCAAGGTGACGGCCAGCGTGGGCGTGGCCGAGCGTCGCCAAAAGGAAAGCCTGATCGATTTCCTGGGCCGGGCTGACGCGGCGCTTTATCGCGCCAAGCAAAGCGGGCGCAATCAGGTGTGCTGCTTGCTGGCGCAGCCCTCGGAACCCAACATCAATTGA
- a CDS encoding response regulator: protein MEMDAEILIVDDDREIRDLLARFLTKHGMKVATARDGQELNRHLSLKSPGLIVLDLMLPGEDGLSICRRLRADAQTTSIPIVMLTAMGEETDRIIGLEMGADDYLPKPFNPRELLARIKAVMRRARAAVQPSQHSQSWRFAGFVLDAQARSLTGPDGQNIDLTGGEFDLLKALVEHAGRVLTRDQLLDLTRGRLAGPFDRSVDIQISRIRKKIESNDKSPELIKTVRGGGYVLSVQVERNGA, encoded by the coding sequence ATGGAGATGGATGCAGAAATTCTGATCGTCGACGATGACCGCGAAATTCGCGACCTGCTGGCGCGCTTCCTGACCAAACATGGGATGAAGGTGGCGACGGCCAGGGACGGCCAGGAATTGAACCGCCATCTATCCTTGAAAAGCCCCGGCCTGATCGTTCTGGACCTGATGCTGCCGGGCGAGGACGGTTTGTCGATCTGCAGGCGGTTGCGCGCCGACGCGCAGACAACTTCCATTCCCATCGTCATGCTGACCGCGATGGGCGAGGAAACAGACCGCATCATCGGCCTTGAAATGGGGGCCGACGATTACCTGCCCAAGCCCTTCAATCCCCGCGAGCTGTTGGCCCGCATCAAGGCGGTGATGCGCCGCGCCCGGGCTGCGGTTCAACCTAGCCAGCACAGCCAATCATGGCGCTTCGCGGGTTTCGTTCTGGATGCGCAGGCCAGAAGCCTGACCGGCCCGGACGGCCAGAATATCGACTTGACCGGCGGCGAGTTCGATCTGCTGAAGGCCTTGGTTGAACATGCCGGGCGCGTTTTGACCCGCGACCAATTGCTGGACCTGACGCGAGGACGCCTGGCCGGTCCCTTCGACCGTTCTGTCGATATCCAAATCAGCCGCATCCGCAAAAAGATCGAAAGCAACGACAAGTCGCCCGAGCTGATCAAGACCGTGCGTGGCGGCGGTTACGTGCTCTCGGTCCAGGTCGAAAGGAACGGCGCATGA
- a CDS encoding Spy/CpxP family protein refolding chaperone, with protein sequence MKRLTKTLLATAAILAVAALPVMAAGPGGGFGAGKGDCPGYGQQISEKLKLTAPQKAAYEDFLKVATAQREEHWKTRQAMDPAAIQSMTVEQFRAHQTDMMQSRIESKTKVFEARQKFTATLTAEQKKLLDDSFGPGMGKGKRGPHGGGWMM encoded by the coding sequence ATGAAACGCTTAACCAAAACCCTCTTGGCCACTGCGGCCATCCTTGCCGTTGCGGCGCTGCCTGTCATGGCGGCGGGTCCGGGCGGCGGCTTCGGCGCCGGCAAGGGCGATTGCCCCGGCTATGGCCAGCAGATCTCCGAGAAGTTGAAGCTGACCGCCCCCCAGAAGGCGGCCTACGAAGATTTTCTGAAAGTGGCGACGGCCCAGCGCGAGGAACATTGGAAGACCCGCCAAGCCATGGACCCGGCAGCCATTCAGTCCATGACGGTCGAACAGTTCCGCGCCCACCAGACCGATATGATGCAAAGCCGCATCGAATCGAAGACCAAGGTCTTCGAGGCGCGTCAGAAGTTCACGGCGACCTTGACCGCCGAGCAGAAGAAGCTGTTGGACGACAGTTTCGGCCCCGGCATGGGCAAGGGCAAGCGCGGCCCCCATGGTGGCGGCTGGATGATGTAA